The nucleotide sequence CGACGAGATCTCGGCCATACTGCGTCAGCAATTAGCCGGTACGCAAACCGAGGCTGAACTCGAAGAAGTCGGTACGGTGCTGCAAATCGGCGACGGCGTAGCGCGTATCTACGGCCTCTCGAAAGTGCAGGCCGGCGAGTTGCTGTCGTTCGACAATGGGCTTCAGGCTATGGCTCTGAACCTTGAAGAAGATAACGTTGGTGCCGTATTGCTCGGCGACTACTCGGAAATTAAAGAAGGCGATACCGTAAAGCGTACGGATCAGATCGCTTACGTAAACGTCGGCGACGGTATTCTGGGCCGCGTTGTAAACACCCTTGGTCTGCCAATTGACGGTATGGGTCCAATTCAGGGCGAGTTGTTCCAGATGCCGCTGGAGCGCAAAGCACCGGGGGTTATTTATCGCCAGCCAGTTAACGAGCCCCTGCAAACGGGTATTAAGGCTATCGATGCCATGATTCCGATCGGTCGAGGCCAGCGCGAGCTGATCATTGGTGACCGCCAGACGGGTAAAACCGCCGTGGCTATCGACACGATCATCAACCAGAAAGAATTTTACGACAAAGGCCAGCCCGTATACTGTATTTACGTTGCCTGCGGTCAAAAGGCCTCGACCGTAAAGCAGGTTGAAGCTACGTTGCGTAAGGCCGGTGCTATGGAATATACGGTAATCGTATCGGCCAATGCATCAGACCCATCACCAATGCAGTTCTTTGCGCCGTTTACGGGTGCTGCCATTGGTGAGTTCTTCCGCGATACGGGCCGTCCAGCACTGGTTGTTTATGACGACCTGTCCAAACAGGCCGTTGCTTACCGCGAAGTATCGCTGCTGCTGCGTCGTCCG is from Spirosoma taeanense and encodes:
- the atpA gene encoding F0F1 ATP synthase subunit alpha, which gives rise to MESVRPDEISAILRQQLAGTQTEAELEEVGTVLQIGDGVARIYGLSKVQAGELLSFDNGLQAMALNLEEDNVGAVLLGDYSEIKEGDTVKRTDQIAYVNVGDGILGRVVNTLGLPIDGMGPIQGELFQMPLERKAPGVIYRQPVNEPLQTGIKAIDAMIPIGRGQRELIIGDRQTGKTAVAIDTIINQKEFYDKGQPVYCIYVACGQKASTVKQVEATLRKAGAMEYTVIVSANASDPSPMQFFAPFTGAAIGEFFRDTGRPALVVYDDLSKQAVAYREVSLLLRRPPGREAYPGDVFYLHSRLLERAAKINANDDIARNMNDLPPSLQGKVKGGGSLTALPIIETQAGDVSAYIPTNVISITDGQIFLESNLFNAGIRPAINVGISVSRVGGNAQIKSMKKVAGTLKLDQAQFRELEAFSKFGSDLDASTKLTIERGRRNQEMLKQPQYSPVPVDQQVAIIYASTNGLLDKVPVNKVKAFESEFAMVLNAQYPNVLSDLRAGKLTDEATATLKKVAADLSANY